The following coding sequences lie in one Kwoniella dendrophila CBS 6074 chromosome 10, complete sequence genomic window:
- a CDS encoding NADH-cytochrome b5 reductase 1 translates to MAVDFQAILEKYSQYAQPAGTAVLILILAISYFINSSGKNRKVLDPVEWRSFKLVAKDHLSHNTALYKFALPRATDSLGLPVGQHISVAAEIDGKQVVRSYTPTTLDDDKGHFDLVVKTYEKGNISRYLSLLTIGQEVKIKGPKGKFHYSPDIAPALLMISGGTGITPMYQIIKSSLKNPADKTKLALIYANVEEDDILLRKELEQLEASSNGRFTLYHVLNKPPANWSGGVGFVTKEMIEKHMPEGGVGSSNHGEGHKVLMCGPPPMLNAMKGHLKELGYPAPRTVSKLEDQVFLF, encoded by the exons ATGGCTGTCGATTTCCAAGCTATCCTTGAAAAATACTCTCAATATGCTCAACCAGCAGGTACAGCtgtattgatattgatcctTGCTATCTCTTACTTCATCAACAGTA GTGGTAAAAACAGAAAAGTACTTGATCCAGTAGAATGGAGAAGTTTCAAACTCGTTGCTAAGGATCATTTGTCTCACAATACTGCTCT CTACAAGTTTGCCCTTCCTCGAGCAACAGATTCACTTGGTCTTCCAGTTGGACAACATATCTCAGTAGctgctgaaattgatggtaaaCAAGTAGTCAGATCATATACTCCAACTACtttggatgatgataaaggtcaCTTCGATTTGGTCGtgaag ACCTACGAGAAAGGTAACATCTCAAGATATCTTTCATTACTTACAATTGGTCAAgaagtcaaaatcaaaggtCCCAAAGGAAAATTCCATTATTC GCCCGATATCGCTCCAGCTCTTCTCATGATTTCAGGTGGTACAGGTATCACACCAATGtaccaaatcatcaaatcttcCCTCAAAAACCCAGCCGATAAAactaaattagctttaatcTACGCTAATgtcgaagaagatgatattttacTTAGAAAGGAATTAGAACAATTAGaagcttcttctaatggTAGATTCACTCTTTAT CACGTTCTCAACAAACCACCTGCTAACTGGAGCGGCGGTGTTGGATTTGTCACCAAAGAAATGATCGAAAAACATATGCCAGAAGGTGGTGTTGGTTCTTCAAACCACGGTGAAGGTCATAAAGTCTTGATGTGtggtccaccaccaatgTTGAACGCTATGAA AGGTCACCTCAAAGAACTCGGTTACCCTGCACCAAGAACAGTCTCAAAActggaagatcaagtattCCTCTTCTAG